Sequence from the Paenibacillus riograndensis SBR5 genome:
GAATGTAGGGAAACCCACGTTCTTATCCCGAAAAAAATGCCTATAGGCTTTCTCCAGGTTGAGCTGAACGTTTGCTAAGGCCAGGCTGTCCACTTCTTTCAGCCACGGGAATGCTTTCTTGTACCTGGCAGGTGTATTATGGAGCATTTTCTCCGTTTGTTTATAGTGTTCGATCTTATCCGCAAGCATTTTGTTGTAGATAAAGCGGACACATCCGAACACCTTTGCCAGATATTGTTGTTGCTCATGGGTGGGGTAGATCCGATACTTATGCGCTTTAAGTACGAACATGCCTCGCAACTCCTTTCCAGGAATTTACGAATCCATCATAGCACAAATGTTCGTATTTATGGAAGAAAATTTCCTTTAGATAAGAAAGACCGTTGCCATTCATCCCACCATTTTAGAAATGGGGGAATTCTGACAACTGATGGTTAAAGTTGGCGACAGTGTCGACAAGCTGAAGGAAGCTTATCCCGAAGGGAATCTGATTGGAATGGAGCGCCTAACGAAGAAGATGATTACCGGTATGCACCGGCAAACTATGTGGGTGTGATGCCCTTTCACATTAAGGATACTAAGATTGAAAGTATCCTGATGTACAAGCTTCTGGACTAAACTTTATAATTATAATTAAGGCCATCCGAAATGGATGGCCTTAATTACACTTCGCCTCTGGTCTAACGGGCTATTCACCCTTTATAATACTGCGAATCCGTTCAACCGGAGCCTTGGGCTTCCGGTCATAGGTCAGCAGCCCATTAATCTCCTGCTCGACATCGGTCAACTGGGTATAGCAGAAGCCTTGAATCACCGGTGAGGAGAACAGTATGTGCCTCCTTCGCATAGGCTTCCTTCGTATGCGGCTCCTTCATTGCATTAACGCTCCTTCTTGTGTAGATGACACAGCTTGCCGCCTATTTCACGTAAAATGTTGCATCCTGTTGATCTACAGCCGTTGATATAGTGGATATCTCCAGCAAGCCATTCCGGTGTCTCATATAAGCGCCCGGGATATTGTAGGATTCAAAGGAAGCCGCCCATGAGCCTGTCAGTCCGGCGCGCAGCTGCCAGGTTGCATCATTCTTGAACAGGGCAGAATTGTCGTTAGCCTCCAGCCAGACCTTCCCGTCCCTGTGACGGAGATAGAAGCCCGGTTTATTAACGGATTCGATAGACACAGAGGATTCATTCGCCAGTCCTTTGACCAGTCTCCACTGGGATTCTGCACTGTATTGTCCTCCGTCTATTCTTCCTCTCCCGTCCTGATATTGCACATAGCTGTGCATGTTGAAGCTCTCCAGCTGATTGACCGGAATCTCCGTATCTACCCGGACCAGCTTCCAGTTCTGGGTATCCAGACTGTTGGCTCCCCACTGAATGACCTTGGTTCCGGCAGGCGAGCCGCCCCCGGCGTTATCCAGCATCAACCCGCTGTGCCCGTTCATGACCGTGTAATAGCTGCTGCCCTTGTGGGCGAATTTCCACCGCTGGGTGTCCAGGTCATTGTTCGTCCCCAGGATGACCTTGGTCCCCGGAGCCGTGGCTCCGTCCGGATCCTCCCAGACCAGACTGTTGTTCACACTCATTCCCCGGAAGAAGCCGCTATTTCTGTAATCCAACCGCCACCACTGGGTATCCGCGCCAAGATCACTCCATTGGATGATTTCGGTACCGGCCGGTGAGCCGCCCCCGGCATTGTCCAGCAGCAGGTTATTATTCTGATTGATCAGCTTGTAGATTCCGCCGGATACAATGGAGGAATCCCCGTTCACCTGAGCCACATTGGCGCGGATTTCATTACGGTCCCCTACCTTCACCGTGTTGACTTCCAGCAGCATAGAATGGCTGAGGGGCAGAAGCGTACCGCTCCAGGCCGCAGGTGTGTTCTGATTGGAGCCCTTTACAGTAAGCGGCGCATCAACCTGGGTCCAGGTGGCGCCATAGTCTCCGCTTGTAAACATTTTATTTGCGGAGGATATCACATCGGTCATGCCGCGCACATATAATCTGCCGTTGGCCGTCCCGTTATCGATATAAGCAATCTCCGGCGTCTGGGAGGCGCGGTAAATCCCTGTACCAACTACGTTCCCCAGATCCGTCGCACTTCCCCAATCCACTCCGTTGGCTGACGTTTTATAACGGACTGCGAAATTCGGGGCCGCCCCCAGCATTTCAAAGAACATGAAATAAGTTCCGTTCTTCACCTTCACTACCCGCGGCATCCCCGGACGCCAGTCCCAGTTCGACGAATTGCCGACGATAATACTGTAGTTCCCCCAAGTCAGTCCTCCATCGCTTGAAATCTCCTGGGCGATGGCCTGATTATAGCCCGGCTGACGTTCATCCGAATAATAACAAATCAAACGCCCGTCGCTGGTTACCGAGAATTCCGGCTCCCATGTACGCTGGGTTCCCGCGGTCCCCCGCGCAGCCAGATTGCTATGGAACTGCCAGGTAGCGCCATTATCGGTACTTCTCCAAATGTGGAT
This genomic interval carries:
- a CDS encoding AbfB domain-containing protein, coding for MKKAMLLTLIAALLVMGISVAPVQAATTGTVISSSAAEPEPYYARAVKLDNGNLLSTFTRRFPGNTDWAGMKAFPFYRSTDGGATWSLLSEIDPNNYGLDRNQQGMTTLYVLPQKAGDYPAGTLLFASTDWNNSVPYTIHIWRSTDNGATWQFHSNLAARGTAGTQRTWEPEFSVTSDGRLICYYSDERQPGYNQAIAQEISSDGGLTWGNYSIIVGNSSNWDWRPGMPRVVKVKNGTYFMFFEMLGAAPNFAVRYKTSANGVDWGSATDLGNVVGTGIYRASQTPEIAYIDNGTANGRLYVRGMTDVISSANKMFTSGDYGATWTQVDAPLTVKGSNQNTPAAWSGTLLPLSHSMLLEVNTVKVGDRNEIRANVAQVNGDSSIVSGGIYKLINQNNNLLLDNAGGGSPAGTEIIQWSDLGADTQWWRLDYRNSGFFRGMSVNNSLVWEDPDGATAPGTKVILGTNNDLDTQRWKFAHKGSSYYTVMNGHSGLMLDNAGGGSPAGTKVIQWGANSLDTQNWKLVRVDTEIPVNQLESFNMHSYVQYQDGRGRIDGGQYSAESQWRLVKGLANESSVSIESVNKPGFYLRHRDGKVWLEANDNSALFKNDATWQLRAGLTGSWAASFESYNIPGAYMRHRNGLLEISTISTAVDQQDATFYVK